The following coding sequences lie in one Tichowtungia aerotolerans genomic window:
- a CDS encoding glycosyl hydrolase — protein MLGRSIALFLLGAALCCSADSVTEARFENPPPEFRPLIIQHSGPIRKANAMPWLRARRGGGYVLDAGGNKTPTGKDVANGETFINLTYLQVPENFQKMEKLIRQLKADGRQAWIYDEYAYPSGSAGGLVMEAHPEHAARVISCRRFKEDEEITLKEGASVFSCVALPEKSKGLDFAAAKDITDEVRPGGFTFSEPGKWTVCLFEISFSDTWKGHNMSRRLLNVLDRNAVDCFIRTTHEKYAQELGPLLGEVDAFFTDEPQFGSAEAWGRTGRKEADQMIQWTDELIPAFEKKNGYPLVSILPALFMDIGEDTAKYRYDFYEVQTDLMAENYFGQIQDWCHAHGTRSSGHMLLEESLLFHVMFSGSAFKNWERQDLPGIDLLGAMPYRSMAFHWEPTEMHFKEDISCKMVSSVAHLMGKPGVFCESFATAEKATLRDVLGSTAWQFSEGVTHHFTYTIQNHFSPEEYAAYSDFAGRLALFARRGKSVSKIAVLAPESSVWAAYAPPGGGGFARYFKDNPEAAKIDDGFRRVCQELLASQQQFECISESLLRTADVRDGGLAVESMEFSTLIVPEMHFAAPGILEKIDEFADAGGRIIFVGTASEVEARMKKQKNISFESSFSSVSLTPDSAVSWNGSDAVRMQVKQDGKETIVILANPSRDAVSGSLKFPMSGKLREWNPESGAFTDTAGDSLGINMDAMTARIITLSPKQDTL, from the coding sequence ATGCTTGGACGATCTATTGCTCTGTTTCTTTTGGGCGCAGCATTGTGCTGTAGTGCTGATTCTGTGACCGAGGCTCGGTTTGAAAATCCTCCTCCAGAATTTCGGCCGCTGATTATTCAGCATTCAGGGCCGATTCGGAAGGCCAATGCCATGCCGTGGCTGCGTGCACGGCGCGGCGGCGGCTATGTTCTGGACGCAGGCGGCAATAAAACCCCGACCGGCAAGGATGTTGCCAACGGCGAGACTTTCATCAACCTGACTTATCTGCAGGTCCCGGAAAATTTCCAAAAAATGGAAAAACTGATCCGTCAGCTGAAAGCCGACGGACGGCAGGCCTGGATTTATGACGAATATGCCTATCCCAGCGGATCGGCCGGCGGGCTGGTGATGGAAGCCCACCCGGAGCATGCCGCGCGGGTCATTTCGTGCCGGCGCTTCAAGGAAGACGAAGAGATTACCCTTAAAGAAGGCGCTTCGGTTTTTTCCTGTGTGGCACTGCCTGAAAAAAGCAAGGGTCTGGATTTTGCCGCAGCGAAGGATATCACCGACGAGGTGCGCCCGGGCGGGTTTACATTCAGTGAGCCTGGAAAATGGACGGTCTGCCTGTTTGAGATCAGCTTTTCTGACACTTGGAAAGGGCACAACATGAGCCGCCGCCTGCTCAACGTGCTCGACCGGAACGCGGTGGACTGTTTCATCAGAACGACGCACGAAAAATATGCGCAGGAGCTCGGGCCGCTGTTGGGTGAGGTCGATGCGTTCTTTACTGACGAACCGCAGTTCGGCAGCGCCGAAGCCTGGGGGCGCACCGGCCGCAAAGAAGCCGATCAGATGATCCAGTGGACCGACGAACTGATCCCGGCTTTTGAAAAGAAAAACGGCTATCCGCTGGTTTCGATTCTTCCGGCGCTCTTTATGGATATCGGGGAGGACACCGCAAAATACCGCTACGATTTTTATGAGGTGCAGACCGACCTGATGGCCGAGAACTATTTTGGGCAGATTCAAGACTGGTGCCATGCGCATGGTACGCGGTCCAGCGGTCATATGCTGCTGGAAGAATCACTGCTGTTTCACGTCATGTTCAGCGGCAGCGCGTTCAAGAACTGGGAACGGCAGGATTTGCCGGGGATTGACCTGCTGGGTGCGATGCCGTACCGCAGCATGGCATTTCACTGGGAGCCGACAGAAATGCACTTCAAGGAAGATATCAGCTGCAAGATGGTATCGTCCGTGGCGCACCTGATGGGTAAGCCCGGGGTTTTCTGCGAGAGTTTTGCGACTGCGGAAAAAGCGACGCTACGCGACGTGCTGGGCAGTACGGCATGGCAGTTCAGTGAAGGGGTCACTCATCACTTCACCTACACCATTCAGAATCATTTTTCCCCTGAGGAGTACGCAGCTTATTCCGACTTCGCCGGGCGGTTGGCACTGTTTGCCCGGCGCGGGAAATCGGTATCGAAGATTGCTGTGCTGGCACCCGAGTCGTCGGTCTGGGCGGCATACGCTCCGCCAGGCGGCGGCGGGTTCGCTCGTTATTTCAAGGATAATCCTGAGGCTGCAAAAATCGACGACGGCTTTCGCCGGGTCTGCCAGGAGCTGCTCGCTTCGCAACAACAGTTTGAGTGCATCAGCGAATCCTTGCTGAGAACGGCGGATGTTCGTGACGGCGGCCTCGCCGTCGAATCGATGGAGTTTTCGACCCTGATTGTTCCGGAAATGCATTTTGCCGCTCCGGGAATTCTCGAAAAAATTGACGAGTTTGCGGATGCCGGAGGACGGATTATTTTTGTCGGAACGGCTTCGGAGGTGGAAGCCCGCATGAAAAAACAGAAAAACATATCATTTGAATCATCCTTTTCTTCGGTGTCGCTGACGCCGGATTCCGCTGTGTCATGGAATGGCAGTGATGCCGTGCGAATGCAGGTGAAGCAGGATGGAAAAGAAACCATCGTAATTTTGGCGAATCCGTCTCGCGACGCGGTTTCCGGATCACTGAAGTTTCCTATGTCTGGAAAACTTCGTGAATGGAATCCGGAATCCGGAGCCTTTACGGACACCGCCGGGGACTCTTTGGGCATCAATATGGACGCAATGACTGCTCGAATCATCACATTGTCTCCCAAACAGGACACGCTATGA
- a CDS encoding autotransporter outer membrane beta-barrel domain-containing protein, which translates to MNRVVLYCFLIAGGAVFGDMNYFTGAVNYGMNNAGNWSLGVIPEADDDVVVADWITARSVAQATMNLTVNSVTLNNELNGVTDAFQLRGGNNGTAQRFAIGDFITVNSDVTRNITMMYQMSILSTDAPGLLTVNHYGSGTFRHAVSTLNQQSHAGSVKWGGNNLNMVQIDTSQNVYSGSTTFSNISATVSGVSPSSASGPLGTGIVILQDGSVLALTGSAKLGNSQILVNSGTTLDVSGMNSGIYTNSAILQGSGTVVGDIWQTGQIRAGGGTATFTFEDDITMTASSWTQFEINPDAGVCDILAGNGDNRIAFQNEADIQFAFTDNVTNGASFTVLTNWGDVAHGAVNFDAIGLGPFQTLDYSQLFSAGTVTVIDNGNQPQLAMSFASTNAVLCWEGVSNLTYNVQFCDDLVSGNWTNVEGEMTGEGTLCVTNEFSGPNGFYRIYVEQ; encoded by the coding sequence ATGAATAGAGTTGTCTTATACTGCTTCTTAATTGCTGGTGGCGCTGTGTTTGGTGATATGAACTATTTCACCGGTGCGGTGAATTATGGAATGAATAATGCGGGCAACTGGTCGCTTGGTGTTATTCCGGAGGCGGATGATGACGTGGTGGTTGCAGACTGGATAACCGCTAGGTCTGTTGCGCAGGCAACCATGAATCTGACTGTAAATTCGGTGACATTGAACAATGAATTAAACGGTGTGACCGATGCTTTTCAGCTCAGAGGTGGTAATAATGGTACTGCGCAGCGGTTTGCGATTGGGGATTTCATTACGGTGAATTCAGATGTAACCCGTAATATTACGATGATGTATCAGATGTCAATTTTGAGTACAGATGCTCCTGGGTTATTGACGGTTAATCATTATGGCAGCGGAACGTTTCGTCATGCGGTCAGTACGCTCAATCAGCAGTCACATGCAGGTTCCGTCAAGTGGGGCGGGAATAATTTGAATATGGTTCAGATCGATACATCACAAAATGTATATTCCGGAAGTACGACGTTCAGTAATATCAGCGCAACGGTTTCCGGGGTCTCGCCTTCTTCGGCCTCGGGACCATTGGGGACAGGGATTGTTATTTTGCAGGATGGATCAGTGCTTGCGCTGACCGGGTCTGCCAAACTCGGCAATTCGCAGATTCTGGTGAACAGCGGAACAACGCTGGATGTGTCCGGAATGAACAGTGGAATTTATACCAATTCCGCTATTCTTCAGGGGAGCGGAACTGTGGTTGGCGATATTTGGCAGACCGGGCAGATCCGTGCCGGCGGCGGGACTGCAACTTTCACATTTGAAGATGATATTACGATGACAGCTTCCTCGTGGACGCAGTTTGAGATCAATCCGGATGCTGGGGTCTGTGATATTCTGGCGGGTAACGGGGATAACCGGATTGCTTTCCAGAATGAGGCGGATATCCAGTTTGCTTTTACTGATAATGTAACAAACGGGGCATCCTTCACCGTGCTGACCAATTGGGGAGACGTTGCCCACGGCGCCGTGAATTTTGATGCGATCGGTTTGGGACCGTTTCAGACACTGGATTACAGTCAGTTGTTTTCTGCCGGTACCGTTACGGTTATCGATAACGGAAATCAGCCGCAACTGGCCATGTCGTTTGCTTCCACCAATGCTGTGCTCTGCTGGGAAGGCGTAAGCAACTTAACCTATAATGTTCAGTTTTGCGATGATCTGGTGTCGGGCAACTGGACCAACGTTGAAGGGGAAATGACCGGCGAAGGAACGCTTTGTGTGACCAATGAGTTTTCCGGGCCAAACGGTTTCTACCGGATTTATGTTGAGCAGTAG
- a CDS encoding CRTAC1 family protein: MKHNSGLIAAAVAVLGVSASLATVNTFEDVTLQTGLNDLTNLYDKVVTWCDVNRDGWVDLYCAGSLWINQQGQAFEKMDLPYHMSLIAHAGVWGNFDDDEYPDFFNFRSRRLFINQNGTGFTDMTSSMLPTIESRNSQGAVCGDFNGDGFDDLYIGGYEDWDNGITYPDTILLNRNGEYFDNVWSETRYRARGIVACDFDQDNDLDIYVSNYRLLPNLLWVNDGTGLFTDGATEYNVVSTENGYDGGHSIGAAWGDLDNDGLFDLFSGNFSHHSDYYGIQPESDFFRNQGPENNYYFEDLGTCGVSWQESYASPALGDFDNDGFLDLYFTTVYGETYNQDQSVLYLNNGDWTFTDITADSGIGAIIGNKSTYMAAWADFDNDGQLDLITGGRLLRNTGSSNAWLKVRPVGTGEISPLALGTQVRLTDGTSIWTRQVECATGQGNGNEHTLHFGLGSDPALPLKMTILWPDGTEQKALVREVNRTLVIEKTTGSAPKTSILSETFETAQGMSTGDVAGQNNWTTANGTNAVVQTDTVYAGTQALQIEQATAARTQRVENDDVWIRFRARISAAPTSRPDIANPEGIVIQVNTDRSLIVYSNSAPVSLDASIPLDQWTTFDIYANRQSLQWSLALNGTNVAEKMICTSLPEEAHALAFKSSSTSSLYVDQIEIFGQEPSDLPDSDQDGLPDWWELKYADSVFGADPSDVTPGGLTFLQAYALGAAPTSNQILYLSAQIDSRKVAISWDAQLGRRYDVEWTDDLQSNFVTIATNISLQSEFIDYNSTTNTGFYRLKVHKE; this comes from the coding sequence ATGAAACATAATTCGGGCTTAATCGCTGCTGCTGTCGCGGTGCTTGGCGTCTCTGCCTCGCTCGCCACGGTCAACACATTCGAAGATGTCACCCTTCAGACAGGGCTGAATGATTTAACCAATCTGTACGACAAAGTAGTCACGTGGTGCGATGTCAACCGGGACGGTTGGGTCGATCTGTATTGCGCCGGATCACTGTGGATAAACCAACAGGGGCAGGCTTTTGAAAAAATGGACCTGCCGTACCACATGTCCCTGATCGCCCACGCCGGAGTCTGGGGCAATTTTGACGACGATGAATATCCCGACTTCTTCAATTTCCGCAGCCGAAGATTGTTTATCAACCAGAACGGAACCGGATTCACCGATATGACAAGCTCCATGCTCCCGACCATCGAAAGCCGGAACAGTCAGGGTGCAGTCTGCGGAGATTTCAACGGAGACGGATTCGATGATCTGTATATCGGAGGATACGAAGACTGGGACAACGGCATCACCTATCCGGACACAATTCTGCTGAACCGGAACGGCGAATATTTCGACAATGTATGGAGTGAAACCCGATATCGCGCCCGGGGAATCGTCGCCTGCGATTTCGACCAGGACAACGATCTGGACATTTATGTGTCCAACTACCGGCTTCTGCCCAACCTCCTCTGGGTTAACGACGGAACCGGGTTATTCACAGATGGCGCAACAGAGTACAATGTCGTCAGCACGGAAAACGGGTATGACGGCGGCCATTCGATCGGAGCCGCATGGGGTGATCTGGACAATGACGGGCTGTTCGATCTGTTTTCCGGGAATTTTTCACATCACAGCGACTATTACGGAATTCAGCCCGAATCCGATTTCTTCCGAAACCAAGGCCCCGAAAACAACTATTATTTTGAAGACCTGGGCACCTGCGGCGTCTCCTGGCAGGAGTCATATGCCTCCCCTGCACTCGGGGATTTCGACAACGACGGATTTCTCGACCTCTATTTTACAACCGTATACGGGGAAACCTACAACCAGGACCAAAGTGTGCTCTACCTGAATAACGGAGACTGGACGTTTACGGATATCACAGCCGACTCGGGCATCGGGGCAATTATCGGGAATAAATCAACCTACATGGCCGCCTGGGCGGATTTCGACAACGACGGCCAGCTGGACCTGATCACCGGGGGACGACTGCTGCGCAATACAGGCAGCAGCAATGCATGGCTCAAAGTGCGGCCGGTCGGCACCGGAGAAATCAGCCCGCTGGCACTCGGTACGCAGGTCCGCCTGACAGACGGAACCTCAATCTGGACACGGCAGGTTGAATGCGCAACCGGCCAGGGCAACGGCAACGAACACACACTGCATTTCGGCCTCGGCAGCGACCCGGCCCTGCCGCTGAAAATGACCATCCTCTGGCCGGACGGAACCGAACAGAAAGCCCTCGTCCGCGAAGTCAACCGGACTCTTGTTATCGAAAAAACCACAGGCAGCGCTCCGAAAACATCCATTCTGTCTGAAACATTTGAAACTGCGCAGGGAATGAGCACGGGGGACGTTGCGGGCCAGAACAACTGGACCACCGCCAACGGTACGAATGCCGTTGTACAGACCGACACCGTCTATGCAGGAACACAGGCACTGCAAATCGAACAGGCAACAGCCGCCCGAACCCAACGAGTGGAAAACGACGATGTCTGGATCCGGTTCCGGGCCCGCATCTCCGCCGCGCCGACATCGCGTCCCGACATAGCAAACCCTGAAGGGATCGTGATACAGGTCAACACCGACCGCAGTTTAATCGTCTACAGCAACTCCGCTCCCGTCAGTCTGGATGCGTCCATTCCGCTGGACCAATGGACCACCTTCGACATCTACGCCAACCGGCAGTCCCTCCAATGGTCGCTCGCCCTGAACGGGACAAATGTTGCCGAAAAAATGATTTGCACATCGCTTCCGGAAGAAGCCCATGCCCTTGCATTCAAAAGCAGCAGCACATCCTCTCTTTACGTCGACCAGATCGAAATATTCGGGCAGGAACCATCCGACCTCCCGGACAGCGACCAGGACGGACTCCCGGACTGGTGGGAACTCAAATATGCCGATTCGGTCTTCGGCGCGGATCCTTCCGACGTCACCCCCGGCGGACTGACGTTCTTGCAGGCATATGCTCTCGGGGCTGCGCCGACGTCCAACCAGATTCTGTATCTATCAGCACAAATTGACAGCCGGAAGGTCGCAATTTCATGGGACGCTCAGCTCGGCCGACGGTATGATGTCGAATGGACCGACGATCTTCAGTCAAACTTCGTCACCATTGCCACCAACATATCCCTGCAAAGCGAGTTCATTGATTACAACAGCACCACCAACACCGGCTTCTACCGGTTGAAAGTTCACAAGGAATAA
- a CDS encoding nucleoside hydrolase — translation MKKPNIIFDTDMGNDVDDALAQVLLHSFVQDGTAEICAMIVNKGCRPAPAFVDLLNRFCGRDDIEIGWCADGPTPEEGLFLRPVLDAADGALPYDPAKKEWPDAVTVLRRRLAAIPDGTGVYVSIGFLTALAGLLKSGPDEISPLSGVELAARKLRLVSLMAGNFDPVILRNPDPDNKEFNVSQDIPAAQQVTLLCPVPLIFSGFEVGIQIRFPREAVKSGMDWCEFHPLKEAYARYVCLEHDRPLWDLTSLLYAVFPDQDWFDLSEPGRVTFRDCGHPEFIPDISGRHRHLILKPDRIPEMIDIFTSGCTAVFDSLSGGAENRSRDFTVKSV, via the coding sequence GTGAAGAAGCCAAATATAATTTTTGATACGGATATGGGAAATGATGTTGATGATGCTCTGGCGCAGGTGTTGTTACACTCATTTGTTCAGGATGGTACTGCCGAAATTTGTGCGATGATCGTCAACAAAGGCTGTCGTCCGGCTCCGGCCTTTGTAGATCTGCTGAACCGCTTTTGCGGGCGTGATGATATTGAAATTGGCTGGTGTGCAGATGGACCCACTCCGGAAGAAGGACTCTTTTTGCGCCCGGTTCTCGATGCAGCAGATGGAGCGCTTCCATATGACCCCGCTAAAAAGGAATGGCCGGATGCGGTGACGGTGCTTCGTCGCCGATTGGCCGCAATTCCTGACGGAACCGGGGTGTATGTTTCTATCGGTTTTTTAACAGCGCTGGCCGGGCTGTTGAAATCCGGGCCTGATGAAATTTCTCCGCTCAGCGGGGTGGAGCTGGCGGCGCGAAAGTTACGGCTCGTTTCGCTGATGGCTGGTAATTTTGATCCGGTGATTTTGCGGAATCCTGATCCGGACAATAAGGAGTTTAATGTCAGCCAGGATATTCCTGCTGCTCAGCAGGTGACTCTGCTCTGCCCGGTTCCGCTGATATTCAGCGGATTTGAGGTCGGCATACAGATCCGGTTTCCTCGTGAAGCGGTCAAAAGCGGTATGGACTGGTGCGAATTTCATCCGCTGAAAGAAGCCTATGCCCGGTATGTCTGCCTGGAACATGACCGACCTCTGTGGGATTTGACGTCCCTGTTGTACGCAGTATTTCCAGATCAGGACTGGTTTGATCTTTCTGAGCCGGGACGGGTGACTTTCCGGGACTGCGGTCATCCGGAATTTATTCCGGATATAAGCGGCAGGCATCGACATTTGATCCTGAAGCCGGATCGGATTCCTGAAATGATCGATATTTTTACCAGCGGCTGCACGGCTGTTTTTGACAGCTTGTCTGGGGGGGCTGAAAACAGGAGTCGTGATTTTACCGTGAAATCGGTATAA
- a CDS encoding family 78 glycoside hydrolase catalytic domain yields the protein MYRICFFGLLLCFAGELVAGTNIPIRLESENRSSPFIDNPVPELSWKMEDRRQGAAQTAYQILVAASPKLLAADAGDLWDSGKVVSSQSHLVPYGGAKLNSCQRVWWKVRIWDQNGVVSEWSERATWEMALLDKSDWSAKWIAAPELAEVRLPELDVFLKATAWDAGADARFRQRKPSLLFRKEVVLDQKTDHAVMRVCGLGAFNLTVNGEKVGDHILDPIHTDYDRQARYVNFDVTDLLKSGANCIGIEVVDGWFGQYVVWNGGFSHGEPRLLAQLEVEKTDGTRFVIGTDIDWKVHYGPVIRSNMYAGEYYDARFELPGWNHPGFDASAWPAAVSSKPGTPKLVAQVAPPMRFHKVIKPVAKHSPRKGVWTFDMGQNFAGVVRLKPVEFPRGTVITMRLGEYIRADDGCPATIGVSATKVHQTQQYVCKGGGPEEWTPQFCYSGFRYVEISGLPEEPDLDLIDGVQLRTAVEPAGHFRCSYDLFNTMHEMAVWTLESNIHGVLEDCPTRERCGWLGDAYSAFGAWFMNFRMDSFNRKFIEDIRDSYSVHPVDGLLMEIAGGKRRHGPPTMYDWMNATMVIPWRQYLYYGDGSELERHYKYMKDFADAVFPIVQERYNSGKLELGRKDRFFFGDWGDIPLVETKRNGALLFPAETPAMLTGTQMLIYGFQNLARSADALGHSAERNHYKKLTEELADRANAVYFDSEHATYGSQSANVWALYLGMVPEKSKEQFLLRIGQEVRMEDRGQITVGQFGLGPLFPMLTDTGNGDLVEKLCSAEGGRFEQMINRGGTTLWEYQGRCHPGSDPIGSLNHPAFSGYDTWFYQYLCGIRPMAEFPGFKKILFKPYFASWVDWAEADYESPYGTIQSRWKRNGDTVIWNIVVPPNSCAEIQFPEGSGKSAETVPSGKYQFRLGI from the coding sequence ATGTATCGGATCTGTTTTTTCGGTCTGCTGTTGTGTTTTGCCGGGGAGCTTGTTGCCGGCACCAATATTCCAATACGCTTGGAGAGCGAGAACCGCAGTTCGCCGTTTATTGATAATCCGGTTCCTGAATTGAGTTGGAAAATGGAGGATCGTCGGCAGGGCGCGGCCCAGACGGCATATCAGATTCTGGTGGCCGCTTCCCCGAAACTGTTGGCGGCAGATGCCGGCGATTTGTGGGACAGCGGCAAAGTGGTCAGTTCGCAGTCGCATCTGGTCCCTTACGGCGGCGCGAAGCTGAATTCGTGTCAGCGGGTCTGGTGGAAAGTCAGGATCTGGGATCAGAACGGTGTAGTTTCCGAATGGAGCGAGCGGGCGACTTGGGAAATGGCCTTACTGGATAAATCCGATTGGTCGGCGAAGTGGATTGCTGCTCCGGAACTGGCAGAAGTCCGGCTCCCGGAACTGGATGTTTTCCTGAAAGCAACGGCATGGGATGCAGGTGCCGACGCACGGTTCCGTCAGCGCAAGCCGTCATTGCTGTTTCGTAAAGAGGTCGTTCTGGATCAGAAAACGGATCATGCAGTGATGCGTGTCTGTGGCCTTGGTGCATTTAATCTGACTGTTAATGGCGAAAAGGTCGGCGACCACATTCTGGACCCGATCCATACCGATTATGATCGGCAGGCCCGCTATGTGAATTTTGATGTGACCGATCTGTTGAAGTCCGGCGCGAACTGCATCGGGATCGAGGTGGTCGATGGGTGGTTTGGTCAGTACGTGGTTTGGAACGGCGGGTTCTCCCATGGTGAGCCCCGTCTGCTGGCGCAGCTGGAGGTTGAGAAAACGGATGGAACCCGTTTTGTCATTGGAACCGATATCGACTGGAAAGTTCATTACGGACCGGTGATTCGCTCCAACATGTATGCCGGTGAATATTATGACGCGCGGTTTGAACTGCCGGGCTGGAATCATCCGGGATTTGATGCATCCGCATGGCCCGCGGCGGTTTCCTCAAAACCCGGCACGCCGAAGCTGGTGGCGCAGGTTGCGCCGCCGATGCGGTTTCATAAAGTCATCAAGCCGGTCGCGAAGCATTCGCCTCGCAAAGGCGTGTGGACTTTTGACATGGGCCAGAATTTTGCCGGAGTAGTACGTCTCAAGCCGGTGGAGTTTCCGCGAGGAACTGTGATTACAATGCGGCTGGGCGAATATATCAGGGCTGATGATGGATGTCCGGCCACGATCGGTGTGTCTGCCACGAAAGTTCATCAGACGCAGCAGTATGTTTGCAAAGGCGGCGGTCCGGAAGAGTGGACGCCGCAGTTTTGCTATTCCGGATTCCGGTATGTGGAAATCAGCGGGCTTCCCGAAGAGCCGGATCTTGATTTGATTGACGGAGTACAACTCCGCACGGCGGTTGAGCCTGCAGGGCATTTCCGCTGTTCGTATGATCTGTTCAACACGATGCATGAAATGGCGGTGTGGACGCTGGAGTCCAACATTCACGGCGTTCTGGAAGACTGCCCGACGCGCGAGCGCTGCGGCTGGCTGGGCGATGCCTATTCGGCCTTCGGCGCATGGTTCATGAATTTCCGCATGGATTCGTTTAACCGGAAATTCATTGAAGACATCCGCGATTCCTATTCGGTCCATCCGGTGGACGGGCTGCTCATGGAGATTGCCGGCGGCAAGCGCAGGCATGGTCCGCCAACGATGTATGACTGGATGAATGCCACGATGGTGATTCCCTGGCGGCAGTATCTTTATTACGGCGACGGGTCGGAGCTGGAGCGGCACTATAAATACATGAAGGATTTTGCCGACGCGGTCTTTCCGATTGTTCAGGAAAGATACAATTCTGGCAAACTGGAGCTGGGGCGCAAGGACCGCTTTTTCTTCGGCGACTGGGGCGACATCCCATTGGTCGAAACGAAGCGTAACGGTGCGCTGCTGTTTCCAGCTGAAACACCGGCCATGCTGACCGGCACGCAGATGCTGATTTACGGATTTCAGAACCTTGCTCGAAGCGCCGATGCGCTTGGTCATTCTGCCGAACGCAATCATTATAAAAAATTGACGGAGGAGCTGGCTGACCGGGCTAATGCTGTATACTTCGATTCTGAACATGCGACTTACGGTTCGCAGTCAGCCAATGTCTGGGCGCTTTATCTGGGTATGGTCCCCGAAAAATCAAAAGAGCAGTTTCTTCTGCGGATCGGGCAGGAAGTCCGTATGGAGGATCGGGGACAGATTACAGTCGGGCAGTTCGGGCTTGGCCCGCTGTTCCCGATGCTGACCGATACGGGAAACGGTGACTTGGTCGAAAAACTTTGTTCGGCGGAGGGCGGGCGATTTGAGCAGATGATCAACCGCGGTGGCACAACGCTTTGGGAATACCAGGGGCGCTGTCATCCCGGCTCGGATCCAATTGGGTCTCTGAACCATCCGGCATTTTCGGGTTACGACACGTGGTTCTATCAGTACCTTTGCGGCATCCGTCCGATGGCGGAATTCCCCGGGTTTAAAAAGATCCTGTTCAAGCCGTACTTCGCGTCGTGGGTAGATTGGGCTGAAGCGGACTATGAAAGTCCGTACGGTACGATCCAAAGCCGCTGGAAACGCAACGGCGACACGGTTATCTGGAATATTGTTGTTCCGCCGAACAGCTGCGCTGAAATCCAATTCCCTGAAGGCTCTGGCAAATCCGCCGAAACGGTGCCCTCTGGTAAATATCAGTTTCGACTGGGTATATAG